A portion of the Limosilactobacillus reuteri genome contains these proteins:
- a CDS encoding DUF4422 domain-containing protein encodes MNIKILVAVHKNYRMPDDPMYLPVFVGKEIHPTVNHTFQGDNTGDNISKKNPHYNELTALYWGWKNLDVDALGLVHYRRYLTMGHSKDLSTILNHEQVEELLTDADVILPKKRHYYIETNESHYLHVHEHEPLEITRQVLKEKYPQYLPAFEKVMKQTSAHYFNMMIMKKKPLDEYCTWLFDILGEVEQKVDYSDYTPYEQRVFGFLSELLLDTWLLTNPQYKTVEVNRVFLEKQNWPLKIAKFLKRKVTGHGEH; translated from the coding sequence GTGAATATTAAAATCTTAGTGGCTGTCCATAAGAATTATCGGATGCCAGATGATCCAATGTATTTACCAGTTTTTGTTGGTAAAGAGATTCATCCGACTGTTAATCATACATTTCAGGGTGATAATACCGGAGATAATATTTCAAAAAAGAATCCGCACTACAATGAGTTAACAGCCTTGTACTGGGGATGGAAAAATCTTGATGTGGATGCATTAGGATTAGTCCACTACCGTCGTTACTTGACGATGGGACACTCAAAGGATCTTTCGACCATCCTCAATCATGAACAGGTTGAAGAGTTATTGACCGATGCTGATGTAATCTTGCCAAAGAAGCGGCATTACTACATTGAAACAAATGAATCACATTACCTCCATGTTCATGAGCACGAGCCGCTTGAAATTACGCGGCAGGTATTAAAAGAGAAATATCCTCAGTACTTACCCGCTTTTGAAAAAGTAATGAAACAGACATCAGCTCACTATTTCAATATGATGATTATGAAGAAAAAGCCATTGGACGAATATTGTACCTGGCTGTTTGATATTTTAGGCGAAGTTGAGCAAAAAGTTGATTATTCTGACTATACACCATATGAGCAACGGGTCTTTGGCTTTTTGAGTGAGCTCTTACTAGATACTTGGTTGTTGACTAATCCGCAATACAAGACAGTGGAAGTTAACCGGGTATTTCTTGAAAAGCAAAACTGGCCATTAAAGATTGCGAAGTTCTTAAAACGTAAAGTCACCGGTCATGGTGAACATTAA
- the recX gene encoding recombination regulator RecX — protein sequence MAKISKIEAQKRKGRYNIYLDGKYAFPVAESVLIQFRLMKGTELDEKQIAAIATADQQAKAYSRMLDYLSYQMRTESDIVKKLKEIDTPEEFVEPILKKLRGQQLIDDHAYAASYVRTMINTDLKGPGVIRQHLRQKGIGENDIDDALTQFTPKVQAELAKKLAGKLFRRYRNQPERRREQKVQQGLMTKGFSSSVYEMIKDDVVPQPDLEQENDLLAKEAAKQWHRVRRYQGYEREQHFKQTMYRKGFDLDDVQSWLDAQDL from the coding sequence ATGGCAAAAATTTCGAAAATTGAGGCACAAAAACGGAAGGGTCGATATAACATATACCTTGATGGTAAGTATGCTTTTCCGGTTGCAGAAAGTGTTTTGATTCAGTTCCGTTTGATGAAGGGAACCGAGCTAGATGAAAAGCAAATTGCGGCCATTGCGACTGCTGACCAGCAAGCAAAGGCCTATTCACGGATGCTTGATTACCTTTCTTATCAGATGCGGACGGAAAGCGACATCGTTAAGAAGCTAAAAGAAATTGATACGCCAGAAGAGTTTGTTGAGCCAATCTTGAAAAAGCTGCGCGGTCAACAGTTAATCGATGATCATGCCTATGCAGCTTCTTATGTCCGCACGATGATTAATACGGACTTGAAGGGACCTGGGGTAATTCGTCAACACTTACGACAAAAAGGAATTGGCGAAAACGATATTGATGATGCTTTAACGCAATTTACCCCCAAAGTTCAAGCAGAATTGGCAAAAAAGTTAGCTGGCAAGTTATTTCGCCGTTATCGAAACCAGCCAGAGCGGCGACGAGAGCAAAAAGTACAACAGGGACTCATGACAAAAGGCTTTTCCAGTAGTGTGTATGAAATGATTAAGGATGACGTTGTTCCGCAACCTGATCTGGAGCAAGAGAACGACCTTTTAGCAAAAGAAGCAGCAAAGCAATGGCATCGTGTTCGTCGTTATCAAGGATACGAGCGTGAGCAGCATTTTAAGCAGACAATGTATCGGAAAGGCTTTGATCTGGATGACGTGCAGAGCTGGCTAGATGCGCAAGATTTATAA
- a CDS encoding DUF2922 domain-containing protein, with protein sequence MRTLSLTFKGSLGKKHSLKLNYASGDLDAETVRKAMQEIAQTHLFTKEGEDIYQQPLSAKYIDTVSTVIFNDEQK encoded by the coding sequence ATGCGTACATTAAGCTTAACTTTCAAGGGTAGTCTTGGTAAAAAGCATTCATTAAAGTTGAACTATGCCAGTGGTGATCTTGATGCCGAAACCGTTCGGAAGGCAATGCAAGAAATTGCACAAACCCACCTCTTCACTAAGGAAGGCGAAGATATTTATCAGCAACCTCTTTCCGCGAAATACATTGATACTGTTTCTACCGTTATCTTTAACGACGAACAAAAGTAA
- a CDS encoding YihY/virulence factor BrkB family protein gives MDKEPGKGKTFIALLIQHITMAQISSSAAVLAYYTLLSIFPAVMVVGNLLPMIGIDAKTILAYLSTAIPESVYDFIQPLIYDFLRRGSGGVLTTGALIALWSTSQGIAAFQRSVNHAYGIAENQNPVMNRIVSFVWMIVVLVIIFIIIILYGFGEQVLKSIQPIFNFRRDYIAIFSSLRWPVTFGVLFIALTLLYYFVPNAKVRLRYALAGSFLASLLWMGLSRLFSFYTLLFSHGVISYKTIGAFIAMMVWLDFSGYIIMLGAALNAALQECHEGELHAKKHFWQLVERKNKNGG, from the coding sequence ATGGACAAGGAACCGGGCAAAGGTAAGACATTTATTGCGTTATTAATCCAACATATTACAATGGCCCAGATTTCAAGTTCTGCTGCTGTTCTAGCTTACTATACCTTGCTATCTATTTTTCCTGCCGTGATGGTAGTAGGAAATTTATTACCGATGATTGGAATTGACGCTAAGACGATTTTAGCCTACCTCTCAACTGCAATTCCTGAATCGGTCTATGATTTTATCCAGCCGTTGATCTATGATTTCTTACGACGGGGGAGTGGTGGTGTTCTGACAACCGGGGCCTTGATTGCTCTCTGGTCGACCAGTCAGGGAATTGCCGCTTTTCAAAGAAGCGTTAATCATGCGTATGGAATCGCTGAGAATCAAAATCCAGTGATGAACCGAATCGTCTCTTTTGTTTGGATGATTGTCGTCTTAGTAATTATTTTTATCATTATTATTTTGTATGGTTTTGGGGAGCAGGTTCTTAAGAGTATCCAGCCAATTTTTAATTTCCGGCGCGATTACATTGCTATCTTTAGCTCATTAAGGTGGCCAGTAACATTTGGCGTCTTGTTTATTGCTCTTACTCTTTTGTATTACTTTGTTCCTAATGCGAAGGTTCGGTTGCGCTATGCACTTGCTGGGTCATTCTTGGCTTCTTTGTTATGGATGGGGTTATCACGTTTATTCTCGTTCTATACCTTATTATTTAGTCATGGGGTAATTTCCTATAAGACAATTGGAGCTTTTATTGCAATGATGGTATGGCTTGACTTTTCTGGCTATATTATCATGCTGGGGGCGGCTCTCAATGCTGCTTTGCAAGAATGCCATGAAGGTGAATTGCACGCCAAGAAACACTTTTGGCAACTGGTAGAAAGAAAAAACAAAAATGGAGGCTAG
- the yjeM gene encoding glutamate/gamma-aminobutyrate family transporter YjeM, whose translation MDEQSSNKKMITTFGLVTMIITAIFGFGNVSNAYLQMGYGSIIWYALAGICFFFPCGLMMAEYGSTFKDAKGGIYSWLAGSVGERIAFVGTFVWLASWIVWMVSTASRIWITFSALLFGKDTTQQWHAFGLTSTQLIGVLGILLILGTTWCSSRGMTAIAKVGSLGGIFTIVVNIIFVIVSVIVLVADKGILKQPIHGASTFITSPNPQFQTPIAIISFVVYAIFAYGGMESLGSVTDSMKNPEKTFPRGLIIASIFTIGTYVLMIFMLGWSVNYQQTLTKSSVNLGNVTYVVFNQLGVTMGDALGWSHGAALTFGLIMTRIVAFAQTLGFLGALFILLYSPIKAFILGSNPDLWPKKLTKLNKAGMPANAMWLQAIIVSIIVFLVAFGGNAAQQFYLILTDMANVSTCFPYIFLIGAFPFFKAKKNLDRPFVVFKNRFWTDVLVCFVELILIVGIVFTFVQPLLQKDYQTAFWTLAGPIFFAIVALVFYQISAKRYHVEG comes from the coding sequence TTGGACGAACAGAGTAGTAATAAAAAGATGATTACTACCTTTGGACTAGTGACGATGATCATTACCGCCATTTTTGGTTTTGGGAATGTTTCAAACGCCTACTTACAAATGGGTTACGGTAGTATTATTTGGTACGCATTAGCAGGGATTTGTTTCTTTTTTCCCTGTGGCTTGATGATGGCAGAGTACGGTTCCACATTTAAGGATGCTAAAGGGGGCATTTATTCCTGGCTTGCCGGGTCAGTTGGTGAACGAATCGCCTTTGTTGGTACTTTCGTATGGTTAGCATCTTGGATTGTATGGATGGTATCAACAGCATCACGGATTTGGATTACTTTTTCTGCCTTGCTTTTTGGTAAGGATACCACTCAACAATGGCACGCATTTGGTCTGACCTCGACTCAATTGATTGGGGTCCTGGGGATTCTGTTGATTCTCGGGACAACTTGGTGTAGTTCACGGGGAATGACCGCCATTGCTAAAGTTGGTTCACTTGGTGGTATTTTTACAATTGTTGTTAACATTATCTTTGTTATTGTCAGCGTTATTGTTTTAGTCGCCGATAAGGGAATCTTAAAGCAACCAATTCATGGTGCTTCAACTTTTATTACATCACCTAATCCACAATTCCAGACACCAATTGCTATTATTTCATTTGTTGTTTATGCTATTTTTGCTTACGGTGGAATGGAATCATTAGGATCTGTTACTGATAGTATGAAAAATCCTGAAAAGACATTCCCTCGTGGATTGATCATTGCAAGTATCTTTACGATTGGTACTTATGTTTTAATGATTTTTATGCTCGGTTGGTCAGTGAATTATCAACAAACTTTGACTAAGAGCAGTGTTAACCTTGGTAATGTTACCTATGTTGTTTTTAATCAATTAGGGGTTACCATGGGAGATGCACTTGGATGGTCGCACGGTGCTGCCCTTACTTTTGGACTTATCATGACGCGGATCGTTGCCTTTGCACAGACTCTTGGTTTCTTGGGTGCATTGTTTATTCTGCTTTACTCCCCAATCAAGGCCTTCATTCTTGGTTCTAATCCAGACTTATGGCCAAAGAAGCTTACGAAACTTAACAAGGCGGGAATGCCTGCAAATGCAATGTGGCTTCAAGCAATTATTGTTTCAATTATTGTTTTCTTGGTTGCCTTTGGTGGAAATGCTGCTCAACAGTTCTACTTGATTTTGACTGATATGGCGAACGTTTCAACTTGTTTCCCATATATTTTCTTGATTGGGGCTTTTCCATTCTTTAAGGCAAAGAAGAATCTTGACCGGCCATTCGTCGTCTTTAAGAACCGTTTCTGGACAGATGTATTAGTATGTTTCGTTGAATTGATTTTAATTGTCGGAATTGTCTTTACATTTGTTCAACCACTATTACAAAAAGATTATCAAACAGCTTTCTGGACACTTGCTGGACCAATCTTCTTTGCAATCGTTGCGTTGGTCTTCTATCAAATCTCCGCAAAGCGTTACCATGTTGAAGGGTAA
- a CDS encoding IS30 family transposase, protein MTYTHLTTNELTIIAHSFVQKLKAYRVAQMINRCAETVYRVYRYLETGASIADYQDHYMRNKQRCGRKRTQLSLAELTYINDKIAQGWTPDTIIERTERPISCNRRTLYRMFERGQFGFDVRSLPMRGKRHPNGYVERRGKAGQLGRSIHERAKDFPHYATEFGHLEADTVQGKKHQGAVMTLTERQLKVEIVLNVHEKTADAINQHLSQWLRKFPRHFFKSITFDNGKEFAGWREIANQFDLHTYFAEVGAPNQRGLNENNNGLLRRDGLTKQLDFRNLPDELVTQLMSKRNNLPRKSLGYRTPYEVFMSYVTDEQLFSF, encoded by the coding sequence ATGACTTACACCCATCTTACCACAAACGAGCTGACAATCATCGCCCATTCTTTCGTGCAAAAGCTTAAAGCGTACCGAGTGGCCCAAATGATCAACCGTTGCGCCGAAACCGTTTATCGCGTTTATCGTTACCTGGAAACCGGTGCCTCAATTGCTGATTATCAAGATCACTATATGCGCAATAAGCAACGTTGTGGCCGAAAACGTACTCAGTTGTCACTGGCTGAACTCACTTATATCAACGACAAAATTGCCCAGGGGTGGACGCCTGATACCATTATTGAGCGCACTGAGCGCCCAATTAGTTGTAACCGGCGAACTCTTTACCGGATGTTTGAACGTGGCCAGTTCGGCTTCGATGTCCGTTCCTTGCCGATGCGAGGTAAGCGGCACCCGAATGGCTATGTCGAGCGCCGTGGGAAGGCTGGCCAATTGGGGCGAAGTATTCACGAGCGTGCCAAGGACTTTCCGCACTATGCCACTGAATTTGGGCACCTTGAAGCTGATACCGTCCAAGGCAAAAAGCACCAAGGGGCGGTAATGACCCTGACCGAACGCCAATTGAAGGTCGAAATTGTACTCAATGTGCACGAAAAGACGGCTGATGCGATTAACCAACACTTAAGTCAGTGGCTTCGGAAATTCCCGCGGCACTTCTTCAAATCGATTACCTTTGACAACGGAAAAGAATTCGCCGGCTGGCGCGAGATTGCCAATCAATTTGACCTTCACACTTACTTTGCCGAGGTTGGTGCTCCCAATCAACGAGGGCTGAACGAAAACAACAACGGTCTTTTACGCCGGGATGGCTTAACGAAACAGCTAGATTTCCGCAATCTTCCTGATGAATTGGTAACCCAACTGATGAGTAAGCGAAATAACCTGCCCCGTAAATCACTAGGCTATCGAACTCCATATGAAGTATTCATGTCTTACGTCACTGATGAGCAACTATTTTCTTTCTAA
- a CDS encoding basic amino acid/polyamine antiporter, translating into MSEKKGINTTELTLLIVGSTIGSGVFGITSDLATAAAPGPAIIAWIIVGIGVLTLVLSLTNLSQKRPDLDSGIFSYAAAAFGPLGEFISGWAYWLSAWLGNIAFATIMMSALGTFFPSLFANGQNLFSIIVAIILTWVLTFLVNRGIESAAFINSIGTICKIIPLVVFVICVILGFKAKIFTADFWGNVTQNLSSKIETGSIYDQVKASIMVMMWLFVGVEGASVLSSRAKTRTDAERASIFGLVSLLVIYIVVSILPYGVMTRAQLAAGGQPALGAIMQHLVGTWGAALISIGLIISVLVSWLSWTMLPAESLMLMADDETLPTSWGEVNDKKAPTRALVITGVLQSIFLFSLLFTTYAYNFAYTLCTAAILICYLLVGIYQMMYSWQHQEWGQFVIGLIATLFELMAMVLSGWKEIMVVSVGFIPGFFFYVQACKEFHHSITVKEKWAMGIIAVFAVISLVLVINGTISIN; encoded by the coding sequence ATGAGTGAGAAAAAAGGTATTAATACAACGGAACTAACCCTTTTAATTGTGGGATCAACAATTGGTTCAGGAGTATTTGGAATTACCAGTGATTTAGCTACCGCGGCGGCTCCTGGACCAGCAATCATTGCCTGGATAATAGTAGGGATCGGCGTCTTGACTTTAGTCCTCTCCCTAACTAATCTTTCGCAAAAGCGGCCAGACCTTGATTCAGGGATTTTCAGCTATGCCGCAGCTGCTTTTGGTCCGCTGGGCGAATTTATTTCTGGTTGGGCATACTGGCTTTCCGCGTGGCTCGGCAATATTGCTTTTGCGACGATTATGATGAGCGCCCTTGGAACGTTTTTCCCCAGCCTATTTGCCAATGGTCAAAACTTATTCTCAATTATTGTTGCAATTATTTTAACCTGGGTTTTGACATTCTTGGTAAATCGAGGGATCGAATCAGCGGCCTTCATCAATTCAATTGGGACAATCTGCAAGATTATTCCATTAGTCGTCTTTGTTATCTGTGTGATTCTTGGTTTTAAGGCTAAAATCTTTACTGCTGATTTCTGGGGCAATGTAACACAGAATCTCAGTTCAAAAATCGAAACCGGTTCAATCTATGACCAAGTAAAGGCCTCAATTATGGTAATGATGTGGCTATTTGTCGGCGTTGAAGGGGCCTCGGTTCTTTCCAGTCGTGCCAAAACACGGACTGATGCTGAACGGGCTTCCATCTTCGGCCTGGTAAGCTTGCTTGTTATCTACATTGTGGTTTCTATTCTGCCATACGGGGTCATGACCCGGGCCCAGTTAGCAGCTGGTGGGCAACCGGCGCTTGGTGCTATCATGCAACACCTGGTTGGAACATGGGGTGCCGCCCTGATCAGTATTGGATTGATCATCTCAGTATTAGTTTCGTGGCTCTCGTGGACAATGCTCCCAGCTGAATCATTAATGCTAATGGCTGATGATGAAACCCTTCCAACATCATGGGGTGAAGTAAATGATAAAAAAGCACCAACACGGGCATTAGTAATCACCGGGGTTCTTCAATCGATCTTCCTCTTCTCTTTGCTTTTCACTACCTATGCCTACAACTTTGCATATACGCTTTGTACGGCTGCCATTTTGATCTGTTACCTCCTTGTTGGCATTTACCAGATGATGTACAGTTGGCAACACCAAGAATGGGGACAATTTGTTATTGGACTAATTGCCACCCTCTTTGAGCTGATGGCGATGGTTCTCTCTGGCTGGAAAGAAATAATGGTCGTTTCAGTCGGTTTTATTCCTGGATTCTTCTTTTACGTCCAAGCATGCAAGGAATTCCATCACTCAATCACAGTAAAAGAAAAATGGGCAATGGGGATTATCGCTGTCTTTGCGGTTATTTCCTTAGTATTAGTAATCAACGGAACAATTTCAATTAATTAA
- the map gene encoding type I methionyl aminopeptidase, which translates to MISLKSPREIDAMEKAGAALAAMHLGLRKIIKPGISSWKIEEFARKYFKAAGAKAEQIGFEGYKYATCVSVNNEICHGFPRKKLILKKGDLVKVDTVVSVDGAFSDSCWSYAVGEVAPEIQKLMDVTKKSLFMGIDQCVPGNRIGDIGAVIQHYTEDENGYGDVREFVGHGIQPTMHEDPMVPHYGEHGQGIRLRNGMTITVEPMINTGTWEADTSDPSGWLAKTADGGWSCQYEHTLVITNDGPKILTSQDPEADADYMYDDNYAKYLDHYREIAEKVAKQFEN; encoded by the coding sequence ATGATTAGTTTAAAATCACCTCGAGAAATCGATGCAATGGAAAAGGCCGGGGCAGCCTTAGCGGCAATGCACCTTGGCCTTCGTAAAATTATTAAGCCGGGTATCTCAAGTTGGAAGATTGAAGAATTCGCTCGGAAGTACTTCAAAGCTGCTGGGGCTAAAGCTGAACAAATTGGTTTTGAAGGGTACAAGTACGCTACCTGTGTTAGTGTAAATAATGAAATTTGTCACGGGTTCCCTCGTAAGAAGTTAATTTTAAAGAAGGGCGACTTAGTAAAAGTTGATACGGTTGTCAGTGTTGATGGTGCTTTCAGTGATTCTTGCTGGAGCTATGCGGTAGGAGAAGTTGCTCCTGAAATCCAAAAGTTAATGGATGTTACTAAGAAGTCGCTGTTTATGGGAATTGACCAATGTGTTCCTGGTAACCGGATTGGTGATATTGGTGCAGTTATTCAACACTACACAGAAGATGAGAATGGCTATGGGGATGTCCGTGAATTTGTTGGTCACGGTATTCAACCAACAATGCATGAAGATCCAATGGTGCCTCACTACGGCGAACACGGTCAAGGAATTCGTCTTCGTAACGGGATGACCATTACTGTTGAACCAATGATTAACACCGGTACTTGGGAAGCTGATACTAGTGATCCAAGTGGTTGGCTTGCCAAGACTGCTGATGGCGGTTGGAGTTGCCAATATGAGCATACCTTAGTTATTACGAATGATGGTCCGAAGATTTTGACATCTCAAGATCCAGAAGCAGATGCTGATTACATGTACGATGATAATTATGCTAAGTACTTAGACCATTACCGTGAGATCGCAGAAAAGGTTGCTAAGCAGTTTGAAAATTAA
- a CDS encoding flavodoxin produces the protein MAKALVVYATITGNNEDVADIITDALEDLGVEVDEVEMTMADPADFEEADICVICPYTYDEGALPEEGIDFYEDLQEEQLAGKVYGVAGSGDTFYGDDFCVAVDKFGDALAKTGATKGAENVKINLAPDEEDIQKLDSFAKQLVEKAAKLND, from the coding sequence ATGGCAAAAGCACTTGTAGTATACGCAACCATTACAGGTAATAATGAAGACGTTGCGGATATCATTACTGACGCTCTTGAAGATTTAGGAGTAGAAGTCGATGAAGTTGAAATGACAATGGCTGATCCAGCTGACTTTGAAGAAGCTGATATTTGTGTGATCTGTCCTTATACTTATGATGAGGGAGCTCTTCCAGAAGAAGGAATTGACTTTTATGAAGACTTGCAAGAAGAACAACTAGCAGGCAAAGTTTACGGGGTTGCCGGCTCTGGTGATACTTTCTATGGGGATGACTTCTGTGTCGCCGTTGATAAATTTGGGGATGCTCTTGCCAAAACGGGAGCAACTAAGGGCGCTGAAAATGTTAAAATCAACCTCGCACCAGATGAAGAAGACATTCAAAAGCTCGATTCCTTCGCTAAGCAATTAGTAGAAAAGGCGGCTAAACTGAATGATTAA
- a CDS encoding GtrA family protein: MIKDLWAKYKSIIAYLFWGVVTTVVNLAVFQILSSGIHWNYQVANVIAWFLSVLVAYFTNKVWVFGSHYTTVSDFIVEFLRFYFYRGLTLVLDIIIMYVGVSLLGFNDPLQQFIVKFIDNVIVVIANYIFSKWLIFKDNRDIADK, from the coding sequence ATGATTAAGGATCTGTGGGCAAAATATAAGTCAATCATCGCCTACCTTTTCTGGGGCGTTGTCACAACGGTGGTTAACTTAGCAGTGTTCCAGATTTTGAGTTCTGGGATTCATTGGAATTATCAAGTAGCTAATGTTATTGCCTGGTTTTTATCGGTTTTAGTAGCTTACTTCACTAATAAAGTCTGGGTATTCGGATCACATTACACTACCGTTAGTGACTTTATTGTTGAGTTTCTTCGGTTCTATTTCTACCGAGGCCTCACACTTGTATTAGATATAATTATTATGTATGTTGGGGTTTCTTTATTAGGATTCAATGATCCTCTCCAACAATTTATCGTTAAATTTATTGATAATGTCATTGTGGTAATTGCTAATTACATTTTCTCAAAGTGGTTAATTTTCAAAGATAACCGTGATATTGCAGATAAATAA
- the wecB gene encoding non-hydrolyzing UDP-N-acetylglucosamine 2-epimerase gives MQPPYKIMFLFGTRAEVLKLAPIIRLMHQNPATWQPVLVATGNSQLLNDTLAYLNFQIDFSVDSSNVTSTNEVELLSQLLHNLNNVINAGQPDMILVAGDATTSLAASLISFYHHISLGHVEAGLRTYERYSPFPDEMHRRLTDNLADLYFAPTTSARDNLLQEHHPAKRIYVTGNTSIDRVKHNLQEDFTNPLLQSIPADNRILLMTMRRKDNLGAPMKRVFHTMRDIVETNSNLDLIFPVYPHPEEESLANDVLGDHDRIHLIAPLNHHDFLNIAARSSILLTDSGGLQEEAPALHRPLLLLRDETERQEAVSLGGVKIVGTDPTTIQQAVFELLNDEKKYRQMEQAEVPFGDGQASKKILEIVEKYLSQQ, from the coding sequence ATGCAGCCACCATATAAGATTATGTTTTTGTTTGGTACACGGGCTGAGGTTTTGAAGTTGGCGCCGATCATTAGATTGATGCATCAAAATCCTGCGACCTGGCAACCGGTTCTTGTTGCAACGGGAAATTCACAATTATTAAACGATACGTTGGCATATTTGAATTTCCAAATTGATTTCAGTGTTGATTCATCGAACGTAACAAGCACAAATGAAGTTGAACTATTGAGCCAACTGTTGCATAACTTAAATAATGTGATTAATGCTGGACAACCAGATATGATCCTTGTCGCTGGTGATGCTACCACAAGTTTGGCTGCCAGTTTGATTAGTTTTTATCATCATATTTCACTTGGCCATGTCGAAGCTGGGTTGCGGACTTATGAACGGTATTCGCCATTCCCTGATGAAATGCATCGTCGTCTTACAGACAATTTAGCAGACCTTTATTTTGCGCCAACGACAAGTGCCCGCGATAATTTATTGCAAGAGCACCATCCGGCAAAACGAATCTATGTTACTGGAAACACTTCAATTGATAGAGTAAAGCATAATTTACAAGAAGATTTTACGAATCCTTTACTGCAGTCCATCCCAGCAGACAATCGGATTTTATTAATGACAATGCGGCGCAAAGATAACCTTGGTGCCCCCATGAAGCGTGTTTTCCATACAATGCGTGATATTGTGGAAACTAATAGCAATCTTGACCTGATATTTCCTGTTTATCCTCATCCAGAAGAAGAATCACTGGCTAATGATGTTTTAGGAGACCATGACCGAATTCATCTTATTGCACCATTAAATCACCATGATTTCTTAAATATTGCCGCCCGGAGTTCGATTCTGTTAACTGATTCAGGCGGTTTGCAAGAAGAAGCTCCGGCATTGCATCGGCCCCTCTTGCTTTTACGGGATGAAACAGAACGGCAAGAAGCGGTCAGCCTGGGGGGCGTAAAAATTGTTGGGACTGATCCGACAACGATTCAACAAGCAGTTTTTGAATTGTTAAATGATGAAAAGAAGTATCGGCAGATGGAACAGGCGGAAGTACCATTTGGGGATGGACAGGCGAGCAAAAAAATTCTTGAAATTGTTGAAAAATACTTATCACAACAATAA